The Bacteroidota bacterium sequence TTTGTTCTCCGCGTAAAATATTTTCAATCAAAATGCCGGCTATTTTTTTATCGCCCACATAAATATCATTGGGCCATTTTACTCTCACTTCACTGCTATTCCCGATCAAATCCTCCACAAATTCTTTCACGCCCAAAGAAACCGCTTTTGTGAGATAAAACTGTTTATATGCATCCAGCTCGGGGCGCAGTATTATACTAAGTGTAATATTAAGATCGGGCGAACTTTGCCATCCATTTCCCCGTTGTCCCCGTCCTGCTGTTTGTTCGTGGGCCCAGACAAGCGTACCATCTGCAATTCTACCGGTTTTAGCCAGTTCCAGGGCATAATTATTAGTCGAATTGACCGTAACTAATTCCACCCTGTTTTGGCCTATAAATAACGTGTTCAAGGGCTGTTTATCGGTTAGAAATGATTAATTTTACACCTAAATTTGCCTTAGGTCCGCATTAAGCGGCTT is a genomic window containing:
- a CDS encoding biotin--[acetyl-CoA-carboxylase] ligase, yielding MNTLFIGQNRVELVTVNSTNNYALELAKTGRIADGTLVWAHEQTAGRGQRGNGWQSSPDLNITLSIILRPELDAYKQFYLTKAVSLGVKEFVEDLIGNSSEVRVKWPNDIYVGDKKIAGILIENILRGEQINTTVIGIGLNVNQCGFSADLKNVISLKLITGKTYDIKTGIDTLCEHIEPRYLQLKTNKHNLLDADYHKNLYRLDKLCEYEKDGTLFKATLIGVNGQGKLLLKLEKGETLSCDFKEVGFL